From one Magnolia sinica isolate HGM2019 chromosome 18, MsV1, whole genome shotgun sequence genomic stretch:
- the LOC131233126 gene encoding protein ORANGE, chloroplastic, producing the protein MICSGRIIALSISPTPRIRSYSPKSNAKFLQERVKSNLKWRSMANDPESPSFAPSIDAADPTDKNAAGFCIIEGPETVQDFAQMQLQEIQDNVRSRRNKIFLHMEEVRRLRIQQRIKSAELGILNEEQENELPDFPSFIPFLPPLTPANLKMYYATCLSLIAGIIIFGGLLAPTLELKLGIGGTSYEDFIRSMHLPMQLSQVDPIVASFSGGAVGVISALMVVEINNVKQQEDKRCKYCLGTGYLACARCSSTGALVLVEPVATVNGGDQPLSPPRTERCTNCSGAGKVMCPTCLCTGMAMASEHDPRIDPFD; encoded by the exons ATGATCTGCTCGGGTCGAATTATAGCACTGTCCATCTCTCCAACTCCTCGAATTCGTTCttattctcccaaatcaaatgccaAATTTCTGCAGGAAAGGGtcaaatccaacttgaaatgGCGATCGATGGCGAACGATCCCGAATCGCCTTCCTTTGCACCTTCGATCGATGCAGCGGATCCTACCGACAAGAACGCCGCAGG CTTTTGCATCATAGAAGGACCGGAGACGGTGCAAGACTTCGCCCAGATGCAATTACAAGAGATCCAAGACAATGTACGAAGTCGACGAAATAAAATATTCCTACACATGGAGGAG GTTCGCAGGCTTAGGATACAACAGAGAATTAAAAGTGCTGAACTTGGAATCCTTAATGAAGAGCAAGAAAATGAACTTCCTGATTTTCCATCTTTCATCCCATTTTTGCCTCCTTTG ACCCCAGCGAATCTTAAGATGTACTATGCAACTTGTCTCTCTCTTATTGCTGGAATCATCATCTTTGGAGGCCTTCTTGCTCCAACt CTGGAGCTTAAATTGGGAATAGGGGGCACATCGTATGAGGATTTTATTCGTAGCATGCATTTGCCCATGCAATTGAG CCAGGTTGATCCTATAGTAGCATCCTTCTCAGGAGGAGCCGTTGGCGTGATTTCAGCCCTGATGGTGGTTGAAATCAATAATGTCAAGCAGCAGGAAGATAAGCGCTGCAAATACTGTCTGGGAACTG GATATCTTGCTTGTGCTCGCTGTTCAAGCACAGGAGCACTTGTTTTAGTGGAGCCGGTAGCTACTGTTAACGGTGGTGATCAGCCTTTATCGCCACCTAGAACAGAAAGATGTACAAACTGTTCAGGGGCAGGGAAG GTCATGTGTCCTACATGCCTTTGCACAGGGATGGCAATGGCAAGCGAGCATGATCCTCGGATTGACCCCTTCGATTAG
- the LOC131232738 gene encoding expansin-like B1 has product MRLRLAVTFSCIVPCLLLLLPAPSTSQNSFVCSRATYYGSPDCLGTPSGACGYGEFGRTINGGDVGAVGRLYRNGTGCGACYQVRCTHAQLCTEEGVHVVVTDHGEGDYTDFILSPRAFVNLAHQNMALDLLAYGVINVEYRRVSCQYPGQNLMFKIQEHSKFPNYLAIIILYQTGQMDILTVELWEEDCQQWREMRRSYGAVWDIVNPPLGPLNLRFQASGDGEVKWVQVGNVIPSDWKAGVAYDSAIQL; this is encoded by the exons ATGAGGCTACGGCTAGCAGTCACCTTCTCATGCATTGTTCCATGCCTTTTGTTACTCTTGCCCGCACCAAGTACCTCACAGAACTCCTTTGTTTGTTCACGGGCTACCTACTATGGTAGCCCAGATTGCTTAGGAACTCcaa GTGGGGCATGTGGGTATGGTGAATTCGGCAGAaccatcaatggtggagatgtAGGGGCTGTTGGCAGGCTATACAGGAACGGTACAGGATGTGGTGCATGCTACCAAGTCAGGTGCACCCATGCACAGCTCTGCACCGAAGAAGGGGTGCACGTCGTCGTCACTGACCACGGAGAAGGGGATTACACCGACTTTATCCTTAGCCCCCGTGCGTTTGTGAatctggcccaccaaaatatgGCCTTAGATTTGTTAGCATACGGTGTGATCAATGTAGAATACAGAAG GGTGTCATGCCAGTACCCAGGACAAAACCTCATGTTCAAGATCCAAGAGCATAGCAAGTTCCCAAACTACCTAGCCATTATCATCTTGTACCAAACTGGCCAGATGGACATACTGACAGTCGAATTGTGGGAG GAGGATTGCCAGCAGTGGAGGGAGATGCGTAGGTCCTATGGGGCCGTCTGGGACATTGTAAACCCTCCACTGGGCCCACTTAATCTACGGTTCCAAGCGAGCGGGGATGGCGAGGTGAAGTGGGTCCAAGTAGGGAATGTGATCCCTAGTGACTGGAAGGCAGGGGTGGCTTATGACTCAGCTATTCAACTGTAA